The following are from one region of the Moritella sp. 24 genome:
- a CDS encoding class I SAM-dependent methyltransferase, protein MTVAMSEADVKLPLEFIDFSVVAEDACRLFHGRGHTYAGFEHMNIDWLSPVALITLYKEEENDYLTLLAQALKAELGEQCKTVLVQFRCRERAPTELFLGEECFRTEITENGMIFNLEFGRAQNTGLFLDMANGRQWVKEQSENANVLNLFSYTCAFSVAALAGGADKVMNVDLSRTSLTMGRDNHRSNGHDLKRVKFEGVDIFKSYGRLRKHGPYDLLISDPPSFQKGSVDIKRDYSKIIKRIPQLMKPGGKVMLCLNAPELGEQFLFDNVAEHCPDCVFQEQLAPPAVFKEAEAGKGLKVLIFTYLPKAD, encoded by the coding sequence ATTGCCACTTGAGTTTATTGATTTTTCTGTGGTTGCAGAAGATGCTTGTCGTTTGTTTCATGGACGTGGACACACGTATGCAGGCTTTGAGCACATGAACATTGATTGGTTATCGCCTGTTGCACTTATCACGCTATACAAAGAAGAAGAAAACGATTACCTCACACTGTTAGCACAAGCACTTAAAGCTGAGCTTGGCGAACAATGTAAAACGGTACTTGTGCAATTCCGTTGTCGTGAACGTGCGCCAACAGAGCTGTTCTTAGGTGAAGAATGTTTCCGTACAGAAATCACTGAAAATGGCATGATCTTTAATCTTGAGTTTGGTCGTGCGCAAAACACCGGCTTATTCCTTGATATGGCCAATGGTCGTCAGTGGGTAAAAGAACAATCTGAGAACGCAAACGTACTTAACTTATTCTCTTATACATGTGCCTTTTCTGTTGCTGCTTTAGCGGGTGGTGCAGATAAAGTAATGAACGTTGATCTAAGCCGTACATCATTAACCATGGGCCGTGATAATCACCGCAGTAATGGACATGACCTTAAACGTGTGAAATTTGAAGGTGTTGATATCTTTAAGTCATACGGCCGTTTACGTAAACATGGTCCTTACGACTTGTTGATCTCGGATCCACCGTCGTTCCAAAAGGGTAGTGTGGATATCAAACGTGATTACAGTAAGATCATTAAACGTATCCCACAGTTGATGAAACCGGGCGGCAAAGTGATGTTATGTTTGAATGCCCCTGAGCTTGGTGAACAGTTCTTATTTGATAATGTTGCTGAGCATTGTCCGGACTGTGTGTTCCAAGAACAACTTGCACCGCCAGCTGTATTTAAAGAAGCTGAAGCTGGTAAAGGCCTTAAAGTGTTGATCTTTACATACTTGCCTAAAGCTGATTAA
- a CDS encoding helix-turn-helix domain-containing protein, with protein MSKYSRELKLIIAKECLGGKSSYTLANELSISSRQIRYWTQVFAIHSTNSFLPNSHANSAKTKLQSLKLMWTNGWSLTHTSAVLNLSSPGSLSVWLKTYNESGFRGLQHTSINRPKMTQSNTTQKPDSEMTTAELKEELAYLRAENAVLKKLEELDQAKRRKTKKKR; from the coding sequence ATGTCCAAATATAGTCGTGAGTTAAAACTCATTATCGCGAAAGAGTGTCTAGGTGGTAAATCATCTTATACATTAGCAAATGAACTATCGATATCATCTCGACAGATTCGATATTGGACTCAAGTCTTTGCTATTCATAGCACAAATTCATTCCTACCAAATTCACATGCAAATAGTGCCAAAACAAAGCTGCAATCATTAAAATTAATGTGGACAAATGGTTGGTCGCTCACTCACACTAGTGCCGTATTAAACCTGTCTTCTCCCGGTTCGCTTTCTGTATGGCTAAAAACATATAACGAATCTGGCTTCAGAGGGCTTCAACACACCTCGATAAATAGGCCTAAAATGACACAATCTAATACAACTCAAAAACCAGATAGTGAAATGACAACAGCAGAGTTAAAGGAAGAGTTAGCCTATCTACGAGCCGAGAATGCTGTATTAAAAAAGTTGGAAGAGCTAGACCAAGCAAAGCGCCGAAAAACAAAGAAAAAGCGATAA
- a CDS encoding IS3 family transposase: MKKVGRARPSKAPKNKEKAITVLALKNKHALKHLLQASELAKSVFYYQIKVNEKPDTYERELALIRDIYHEHKGRYGYRRIQLTLKRQGITLNHKTVQRLMAQLDLKSTVRPKKYSSYKGGAGTTAPNVLERNFNATKPDEKWATDVTEFKVRDQRVYLSPVIALFTKEIVAYKIAKDARLPLVTDMLKDAINSLDKHSKPIVHSDQGWHYRHRGYQKQLAAHGLTQSMSRKGNCLDNAVAENFFGLLKTEMYHRQKFNDADELIKKLDEYIEYYNTKRIKVKLKGLTPIEYRNQALQAA; the protein is encoded by the coding sequence ATTAAAAAAGTTGGAAGAGCTAGACCAAGCAAAGCGCCGAAAAACAAAGAAAAAGCGATAACGGTTTTAGCTCTTAAAAATAAACATGCACTAAAGCACCTTCTTCAAGCCTCAGAGTTGGCTAAAAGTGTGTTTTATTATCAAATTAAAGTAAATGAAAAACCGGATACCTATGAACGTGAACTGGCGCTTATAAGAGATATTTATCACGAACATAAAGGGCGCTACGGCTACCGTAGGATCCAGCTAACACTGAAAAGACAAGGTATTACGCTAAACCATAAAACGGTGCAAAGGTTGATGGCTCAACTGGATCTAAAGTCGACCGTTCGACCTAAAAAATACAGCTCTTATAAAGGCGGAGCTGGAACTACGGCACCGAATGTACTTGAGCGAAATTTTAATGCTACAAAGCCAGATGAAAAGTGGGCAACTGATGTAACTGAATTTAAGGTGAGAGATCAAAGAGTTTATTTATCACCAGTTATAGCTCTATTTACCAAAGAAATAGTCGCTTATAAGATAGCTAAAGATGCTCGCTTACCATTAGTTACAGATATGCTAAAAGATGCCATTAATAGCTTAGATAAGCATTCGAAGCCAATAGTGCATAGCGATCAAGGGTGGCACTATCGCCACAGGGGATATCAAAAACAACTAGCTGCTCATGGGCTAACGCAGAGCATGTCCAGAAAAGGGAACTGTTTAGACAATGCAGTAGCTGAAAACTTCTTTGGCTTATTAAAAACAGAAATGTATCATAGGCAAAAATTCAACGATGCCGATGAATTAATAAAAAAGCTCGACGAGTACATCGAGTATTACAATACGAAACGGATCAAGGTCAAATTAAAAGGCCTGACTCCGATAGAATATCGAAACCAGGCCTTACAAGCCGCTTAA
- a CDS encoding tellurite resistance TerB family protein → MNSSKLFQQLLSEGKQLLDKNSDKLKNQDMNLQSAKKMASGFGGGLASGGILGAILGSKKGRSYAGKAAKVGSVAALGGAAYYAYQKWQSEQKAATPTQSSTNMNVASLPSATDVITEPELQCNTDLLLDAMIGAAKADGHVDAQEHQAIISKLSALGIDQGSNQLIEAALTKPLDPAGLAARVTSVEQACEVYLISYSVIDVDHFMEKAYLQELEKHLNLPATLIEKLKQQI, encoded by the coding sequence ATGAATAGCAGTAAATTATTTCAGCAGTTGCTTAGTGAAGGCAAACAGTTGTTAGATAAAAATAGTGATAAGTTGAAGAATCAAGATATGAACCTTCAATCAGCAAAAAAAATGGCGTCAGGGTTTGGCGGAGGATTGGCATCAGGTGGTATTTTAGGTGCGATTCTAGGCAGTAAAAAAGGGCGCAGCTACGCAGGTAAAGCCGCTAAAGTTGGTAGTGTCGCCGCGCTGGGTGGTGCTGCTTATTATGCTTATCAAAAATGGCAGTCAGAACAGAAAGCGGCCACGCCAACTCAGTCTTCTACAAATATGAATGTAGCATCATTGCCGAGTGCGACAGATGTGATTACAGAACCTGAATTACAATGCAATACCGACCTTTTACTTGATGCCATGATCGGTGCTGCAAAAGCAGATGGGCATGTTGATGCGCAAGAACATCAAGCTATCATTAGTAAATTAAGTGCGTTAGGGATTGATCAAGGCTCGAATCAGCTTATTGAGGCTGCACTGACTAAACCGTTAGACCCAGCTGGTTTAGCAGCAAGAGTTACCTCGGTTGAACAAGCGTGTGAAGTGTATTTGATTTCTTATTCGGTTATCGACGTTGACCACTTTATGGAAAAAGCGTACCTACAGGAACTAGAGAAACATCTGAATTTACCCGCTACGTTAATTGAGAAATTGAAACAGCAGATTTAA
- the pta gene encoding phosphate acetyltransferase — translation MLIPVGVGVGVTSVSLGMVRAFERNGLNVNFFKPVAQPRQGEKGPELSTEIIRQGTNTSPATPFTLSHAEKLIGAGKTDVLLEDIVERFESHMVDAEIVVVEGLVPTSKQPFANSLNYNIAKALDAEMVFVTNPGTDSSEQLKDRLEIACANFGGSKNKRIIGCVINKVGAPLDEAGRNRPDLAEMFEATSGNASHNLEVLQVFGKSPMPILGCIPWSAELIAPRAKDLAKHLNAEILNEGEIEERRLVGITFCARSIPNMLEHFRPGGLLVTSGDRADVIVAACLAAMNGVKVGALLLTGDVRPDESVLKLCKQAMATGLPIMLTPTNTWQTALTLQNFNLDIPADDKQRIEAVQDYIASHIDKQWIETLTIGTQRTRRLSPPAFRYQLTELARQAKKRVVLPEGEEPRTIEAANICAERGIATPVLVGNPAEIKRVAESQGITLSEGVEIVDPVTCLEKFVAPMVELRKAKGLTEVVAREQLQDNVVLATMMLEQNEVDGLVSGAVHTTANTIRPALQLIKTAPGSNLVSSIFFMLLPDQVLVYGDCAINPDPNASQLADIAIQSADSAKAFGIDPRVAMISYSTGSSGQGSDVEKVREATKIAQERRPDLVIDGPLQYDAAIMENVAKSKAPNSPVAGKATVFVFPDLNTGNTTYKAVQRSANLISIGPMLQGMRKPVNDLSRGALVDDIVYTIALTAIQSKQLTS, via the coding sequence ATGCTTATCCCAGTTGGCGTAGGCGTAGGCGTAACTTCTGTTAGTCTAGGTATGGTTCGTGCGTTTGAACGTAACGGCCTAAACGTTAACTTTTTCAAACCTGTTGCTCAACCTCGCCAAGGCGAAAAGGGCCCAGAGTTATCAACTGAAATCATCCGTCAAGGAACTAATACTTCTCCTGCGACTCCGTTCACTTTATCACATGCTGAAAAATTAATCGGCGCTGGTAAAACTGACGTGCTTCTTGAAGATATCGTTGAACGCTTTGAATCTCACATGGTTGATGCTGAAATCGTTGTTGTTGAAGGTCTAGTACCAACATCAAAACAACCATTTGCTAACAGCTTAAACTACAATATCGCTAAAGCACTTGATGCTGAAATGGTATTTGTAACTAACCCTGGCACAGACTCTTCAGAACAGCTTAAAGATCGTTTAGAAATTGCTTGTGCTAACTTCGGTGGCAGCAAAAACAAACGTATCATCGGTTGTGTAATCAACAAAGTTGGCGCACCACTTGATGAAGCTGGTCGTAACCGTCCAGATCTTGCAGAAATGTTTGAAGCGACTTCAGGTAATGCTAGCCATAACCTAGAAGTGTTACAAGTATTTGGCAAAAGCCCAATGCCTATCCTGGGTTGTATCCCATGGAGCGCAGAGCTAATTGCACCACGTGCAAAAGATCTAGCGAAACACTTAAACGCTGAAATCCTAAACGAAGGCGAAATCGAAGAACGTCGTCTAGTTGGTATCACTTTCTGTGCACGTTCTATCCCGAACATGCTTGAGCACTTCCGTCCAGGTGGCTTATTAGTTACTTCTGGCGATCGTGCTGACGTTATCGTTGCTGCATGTCTTGCTGCAATGAACGGCGTTAAAGTTGGCGCATTACTATTAACTGGTGATGTTCGTCCAGACGAAAGCGTATTAAAACTTTGTAAGCAAGCAATGGCTACAGGTTTACCAATCATGTTGACGCCAACGAATACTTGGCAGACTGCATTAACGCTTCAAAACTTCAATCTTGATATCCCTGCAGATGACAAACAACGCATCGAAGCAGTTCAAGATTACATCGCAAGTCATATCGACAAGCAATGGATTGAAACGTTAACTATTGGTACTCAACGTACTCGTCGTTTATCACCACCTGCATTCCGTTACCAGTTAACTGAATTAGCACGTCAAGCGAAGAAACGTGTTGTTCTTCCTGAAGGTGAAGAACCGCGTACAATTGAAGCAGCTAACATCTGTGCTGAACGTGGCATCGCTACACCAGTACTTGTTGGTAACCCAGCTGAAATTAAACGTGTTGCTGAAAGCCAAGGTATTACCTTGTCTGAAGGCGTTGAAATCGTAGATCCAGTAACATGCCTTGAAAAGTTTGTTGCACCTATGGTTGAACTACGTAAAGCGAAAGGCCTTACAGAAGTAGTTGCACGTGAACAGTTACAAGACAACGTTGTACTAGCAACTATGATGCTAGAACAAAATGAAGTTGATGGTCTTGTTTCTGGTGCAGTACACACAACAGCAAATACAATTCGTCCAGCACTACAATTGATTAAGACTGCACCAGGTTCAAACCTAGTGTCTTCAATCTTCTTCATGTTATTGCCTGACCAAGTATTAGTTTACGGTGACTGTGCAATTAACCCAGATCCAAATGCTTCTCAACTAGCTGACATCGCGATTCAATCTGCTGATTCTGCTAAAGCATTCGGTATCGACCCTCGCGTTGCTATGATCTCTTACTCAACTGGTTCATCTGGCCAAGGTAGTGATGTAGAGAAAGTACGTGAAGCAACTAAAATCGCACAAGAACGTCGTCCTGATTTAGTTATCGACGGTCCATTACAGTACGATGCTGCTATCATGGAAAATGTTGCGAAAAGCAAAGCGCCAAACAGCCCTGTTGCTGGTAAAGCGACTGTATTTGTATTCCCAGATCTTAATACTGGTAACACAACTTACAAAGCGGTACAGCGTTCTGCAAACTTAATCTCTATTGGTCCAATGCTGCAAGGCATGCGTAAACCAGTAAATGATTTATCACGTGGCGCATTAGTAGACGATATCGTTTACACAATCGCGCTTACAGCGATTCAATCTAAGCAATTAACGTCTTAG
- a CDS encoding acetate kinase, producing MNKLVLVLNCGSSSLKFAVLDSVSGDEKLSGLAECFNLENARIKWKLDGNKGTADLGAGASHKEAVAYIVNNILEDQKEMSDAIVAIGHRVVHGGEKFTSSVIIDDAVMQGIEDCATLAPLHNPAHLIGIRAAQAAFPALPQVAVFDTAFHQSMPEKAYLYALPYKLYRENGIRRYGMHGTSHLFIGREAAALLGQKVEETNIINCHLGNGASICAIKDGKSVDTSMGMTPLEGLVMGTRSGDLDPSIINHLVTQCNYTLAEVNSMLNNESGLLGISEISSDCRAIEDGHAEGQVGAVRAMELSCYRLAKYIASYAAALGRIDAIVFTGGIGENSDVIRSLVLNQLSIFGIEVDETANTAARFGSEGTITTANSKIKAMVISTNEELVIAQDAVSLI from the coding sequence ATGAATAAACTCGTTCTAGTTCTAAACTGTGGTAGCTCTTCTCTTAAATTTGCAGTTCTTGATTCAGTATCAGGTGATGAAAAATTATCTGGTCTTGCTGAATGCTTTAATTTAGAAAATGCACGTATCAAGTGGAAACTTGACGGCAATAAAGGCACAGCCGATCTAGGCGCAGGCGCTTCACATAAAGAAGCTGTAGCGTACATTGTAAATAACATTCTTGAAGACCAAAAAGAAATGAGCGACGCTATCGTAGCGATCGGTCATCGTGTTGTACACGGCGGCGAAAAATTCACTTCATCAGTAATCATTGATGACGCTGTAATGCAAGGCATCGAAGACTGTGCAACTTTAGCACCGCTTCATAACCCTGCTCACCTTATCGGTATCCGTGCTGCACAAGCTGCATTCCCAGCACTTCCACAAGTAGCTGTATTTGATACTGCGTTCCACCAGTCTATGCCTGAAAAAGCATACCTATACGCTTTACCATACAAACTATACCGCGAAAATGGCATCCGTCGTTACGGCATGCACGGTACTAGTCACCTATTCATCGGTCGTGAAGCTGCTGCACTTCTAGGTCAAAAAGTTGAAGAAACTAACATCATCAACTGTCACCTAGGTAACGGCGCATCAATCTGTGCAATTAAAGATGGTAAATCAGTAGACACAAGCATGGGTATGACTCCGCTTGAAGGTCTAGTAATGGGTACGCGTAGTGGTGATCTTGACCCAAGTATCATCAACCACCTAGTTACACAGTGTAACTACACGCTTGCAGAAGTTAACAGCATGCTAAACAACGAAAGTGGTTTGTTAGGTATTTCTGAAATTTCTAGCGATTGCCGTGCTATCGAAGATGGCCACGCAGAAGGTCAAGTTGGCGCAGTTCGCGCAATGGAACTTTCTTGCTACCGTCTAGCTAAATACATCGCTTCATACGCTGCTGCTTTAGGCCGTATCGACGCTATCGTATTTACTGGTGGTATCGGTGAAAACTCTGACGTTATCCGTTCACTAGTTCTTAACCAACTTTCTATCTTCGGTATCGAAGTAGATGAAACTGCAAATACAGCAGCACGTTTCGGTTCTGAAGGTACAATTACTACAGCAAACAGTAAAATTAAAGCTATGGTTATTTCTACTAACGAAGAACTAGTAATTGCACAAGATGCAGTTAGCTTAATCTAA
- the yfbV gene encoding terminus macrodomain insulation protein YfbV, with protein MSVFKDTLYKGQHYMQRWPMKKELAALFPENRIIAATKLGFKTMPPLAILTVMMQYLYGDMQQLPASIAIALLLITLPMQGLFWLGKRSGELLPVSLATWYHELYQGLVTQGCELAPAAKNPHYSELAYVLENAFKRMDKAFMAK; from the coding sequence ATGAGTGTGTTTAAAGATACGCTTTATAAAGGTCAACATTATATGCAGCGCTGGCCGATGAAAAAAGAATTGGCGGCACTTTTTCCTGAAAATAGAATTATTGCTGCAACGAAGCTTGGCTTTAAAACTATGCCACCATTAGCTATTTTGACGGTGATGATGCAGTATCTCTATGGTGATATGCAACAATTGCCAGCAAGTATTGCGATTGCATTATTGTTAATCACGCTGCCGATGCAAGGTTTGTTTTGGTTAGGTAAGCGGTCGGGTGAGCTATTACCCGTGTCCCTAGCTACTTGGTATCATGAGTTATATCAAGGTCTCGTTACGCAAGGTTGCGAGCTTGCTCCAGCAGCAAAAAATCCGCATTATAGTGAATTAGCTTACGTATTAGAAAATGCATTTAAGCGTATGGATAAAGCCTTTATGGCGAAGTAA
- the rlmA gene encoding 23S rRNA (guanine(745)-N(1))-methyltransferase: MNHLCPTYLCPICARPLSAQDKSLACEQRHQFDLAKEGYVNLLPVQNKKSKNPGDNKEMMQARREFLDQGFYQSLSDKVNSIAEQTLASVDTPNILDLGCGEGYYTHRLAQVMANAAPQIAGLDISKSAIRYAAKRYKSISFCVASAYATPFADASQDLVTRIYAPSQDNELARIIKTDGYLLTVTPAAEHLFELKQKIYQTPEKHDMKIEEIAGFDVVEQQRLTDEITLTQAKDAKNLLEMTPLAWKMSDEQKAVIYAADLTLTLDFNITLYKRTA; this comes from the coding sequence ATGAACCACCTTTGCCCGACCTACCTTTGCCCCATCTGCGCTCGCCCTTTATCCGCACAAGACAAAAGTCTAGCTTGCGAGCAACGCCACCAATTTGATCTAGCAAAAGAAGGCTACGTAAACTTACTGCCGGTACAAAACAAAAAATCAAAGAACCCAGGTGACAATAAAGAGATGATGCAAGCCCGTCGTGAATTTCTCGATCAAGGTTTCTACCAGTCATTATCTGACAAGGTAAACAGCATTGCTGAGCAAACCTTAGCAAGCGTAGATACACCAAACATCCTCGACTTAGGCTGTGGCGAAGGTTATTACACGCATCGCTTAGCGCAAGTTATGGCGAATGCAGCACCACAGATTGCAGGTCTGGATATTTCAAAATCAGCGATCCGTTATGCCGCAAAACGCTATAAAAGCATCAGCTTTTGTGTAGCAAGTGCGTACGCAACACCGTTCGCAGATGCGAGCCAAGATTTAGTCACTCGTATTTATGCTCCATCACAAGACAATGAGCTAGCGCGCATTATCAAAACAGACGGTTACTTACTGACCGTGACCCCCGCTGCCGAGCATTTGTTTGAGCTAAAACAAAAGATTTATCAAACACCAGAAAAGCATGACATGAAGATTGAAGAGATTGCAGGGTTTGATGTGGTTGAACAGCAGCGCTTAACGGATGAAATAACGCTGACACAAGCAAAAGATGCTAAAAATTTATTAGAAATGACACCACTGGCTTGGAAAATGAGTGATGAACAAAAAGCGGTTATATACGCAGCCGATTTAACACTCACACTGGACTTCAACATCACGCTTTATAAACGTACTGCATAG
- the pflA gene encoding pyruvate formate lyase 1-activating protein codes for MSLIKPIDSTELCSTVGRIHSTESCGTVDGPGIRFIVFMQGCLMRCQYCHNRDSWDLHSGKETTVDELIRELISYKAFMQATGGGVTASGGEAMLQPEFVRDFFAAAQAQEVNTCLDTNGYIRKYTDVIDEVLDVSDLVMLDLKQMNNEVHQKLVGVSNKRTLEFAEYLAKRNQKTWIRYVVVPGYTDDDESAHELGKFIQNMDNVEKVELLPYHQLGLHKWKTMGFDYPLDGVAPPSKETMDRIKNILSIYKDNVLY; via the coding sequence ATGTCGCTTATCAAACCTATTGATTCTACTGAATTATGTAGCACAGTAGGACGCATCCATTCTACCGAATCTTGTGGTACCGTTGATGGGCCAGGTATTCGTTTTATTGTCTTTATGCAAGGCTGTCTAATGCGTTGCCAATATTGCCATAACCGTGACTCATGGGATCTGCATTCAGGTAAAGAAACGACCGTCGATGAATTAATTCGTGAACTGATTTCGTACAAAGCATTTATGCAAGCAACCGGTGGTGGCGTTACCGCATCCGGTGGCGAAGCAATGCTACAACCTGAGTTTGTACGTGATTTTTTCGCTGCCGCGCAAGCGCAAGAAGTGAATACCTGTTTAGATACCAATGGTTACATCCGTAAATACACAGATGTCATTGATGAAGTGCTCGATGTATCAGATTTAGTGATGCTAGATCTAAAACAAATGAATAATGAAGTACACCAAAAATTAGTCGGTGTTAGCAATAAACGTACCCTCGAGTTTGCCGAATATTTAGCAAAACGTAATCAAAAAACATGGATACGTTATGTCGTTGTTCCGGGTTATACCGATGATGACGAGTCTGCACATGAACTGGGTAAATTTATTCAGAACATGGATAATGTTGAAAAAGTAGAATTGCTGCCTTATCACCAATTAGGCCTGCATAAATGGAAAACAATGGGCTTTGATTACCCATTAGACGGTGTTGCGCCACCAAGCAAAGAAACAATGGACCGTATTAAAAACATATTATCAATCTACAAAGATAATGTGCTTTATTAA
- the pflB gene encoding formate C-acetyltransferase, protein MTEQTIFDQAWQGFTTGEWTNDVNLRDFIQKNYTEFTGDESFLADATEATDTLWNNVMEGIKIENSTHAPLDFDTSVPSTITSHAAGYIDQGLETIVGLQTEKPLKRAIIANGGIRMVAGSCKAYGKELDPVTNKIFSEYRKTHNQGVFDVYTSDIMKCRKSGILTGLPDAYGRGRIIGDYRRVAVYGIDFLMKDKFAQQKSLEAKFYSGEDLEATMRLREEISEQYRALAQIKEMAATYGFDISGPATNAKEAIQWTYFGYLAAVKSQNGAAMSFGRVTTFLDIYIERDLQAGIITETDAQEMIDHLVMKLRMVRFLRTPEYDELFSGDPIWATETIAGMGTDGRSLVTKSSFRVLHTQYTMGPSPEPNITVLWAENLPLNFKRYCAKVSIDTSSIQYENDDLMRTDFDNDDYAIACCVSPMIVGKQMQFFGARSNLAKALLYTINGGVDEKLKIQVGPKSDKITDDVLNYEDIAARLDKMMDWLATTYVTALNSIHYSHDKYSYEASLMALHDRDVERTMACGIAGLSVTADSLSAIKFAKVKPIRDEDGIAIDFEIEGEYPKFGNNDSRVDEIACDLVETFMKKVASHKMYRDAKPTQSVLTITSNVVYGKKTGTTPDGRRAGAPFAPGANPMHGRDEKGAIAALTSVAKLPFEYAKDGISYTFSIVPNALGKTDDTRRTNLAGLMDGYFKHSSAIEGGQHLNVNVMDRSMLLDAVKHPEKYPQLTIRVSGYAVRFNSLTPEQQQDVITRTFQESF, encoded by the coding sequence ATGACTGAACAAACAATATTTGATCAAGCGTGGCAAGGTTTTACAACTGGCGAATGGACTAACGACGTTAACCTACGTGATTTTATCCAGAAAAACTACACGGAATTTACAGGCGATGAGTCTTTCCTAGCAGATGCAACTGAAGCGACAGATACGCTTTGGAACAATGTAATGGAAGGCATTAAAATCGAAAACAGCACACATGCGCCGCTTGATTTTGATACATCTGTACCATCAACAATTACATCACATGCCGCTGGTTACATTGACCAAGGTTTAGAAACAATTGTTGGTCTACAAACTGAGAAACCATTAAAACGTGCAATTATCGCTAACGGCGGTATCCGTATGGTTGCAGGTTCTTGTAAAGCATATGGTAAAGAACTTGATCCAGTAACAAACAAAATCTTCTCTGAATACCGTAAAACACACAACCAAGGCGTATTTGACGTTTACACAAGCGACATCATGAAATGTCGTAAGTCAGGTATCCTAACAGGTTTACCTGATGCATATGGTCGTGGTCGTATCATTGGTGATTACCGTCGTGTTGCTGTATACGGCATCGACTTCCTAATGAAAGACAAATTTGCACAGCAAAAATCATTAGAAGCGAAGTTCTACTCAGGTGAAGACCTAGAAGCAACAATGCGTTTACGTGAAGAAATCTCTGAGCAGTACCGCGCATTAGCACAAATTAAAGAAATGGCGGCAACTTACGGTTTCGATATTTCTGGTCCAGCAACAAATGCAAAAGAAGCGATCCAGTGGACTTACTTCGGCTACCTAGCTGCAGTTAAATCACAAAATGGCGCAGCAATGAGCTTTGGTCGTGTAACAACGTTCCTCGATATCTACATCGAACGTGATTTACAAGCGGGTATCATTACTGAGACTGACGCTCAGGAAATGATTGATCACCTAGTAATGAAACTACGTATGGTTCGTTTCTTACGTACACCAGAATACGATGAGTTATTCTCTGGTGACCCAATCTGGGCAACAGAAACTATCGCAGGTATGGGTACAGATGGCCGTTCACTAGTAACTAAATCATCATTCCGTGTACTACACACACAATACACTATGGGTCCTTCACCAGAGCCAAACATCACTGTATTGTGGGCTGAAAATCTACCATTAAACTTCAAACGCTACTGTGCGAAAGTATCAATTGATACATCGTCAATCCAGTACGAAAATGATGACTTAATGCGTACCGATTTCGACAACGATGACTATGCAATTGCATGTTGTGTATCACCAATGATTGTTGGTAAACAAATGCAGTTCTTCGGCGCACGTAGTAACCTTGCTAAAGCATTGTTATATACAATCAATGGCGGCGTAGATGAAAAACTAAAAATCCAAGTGGGTCCTAAATCAGACAAGATCACTGATGACGTACTTAACTACGAAGATATCGCAGCACGTTTAGACAAGATGATGGATTGGTTAGCAACGACTTATGTTACTGCACTTAACTCAATTCACTATTCACACGATAAATACTCGTATGAAGCATCACTAATGGCATTACATGACCGTGACGTTGAACGTACAATGGCATGTGGTATCGCTGGTCTATCTGTTACAGCTGATTCACTTTCTGCAATTAAATTTGCAAAAGTTAAGCCTATTCGTGACGAAGACGGCATCGCAATCGATTTTGAAATCGAAGGTGAATATCCTAAATTTGGTAACAACGATTCACGTGTAGATGAAATCGCTTGTGACCTTGTTGAAACGTTCATGAAGAAAGTTGCTAGTCACAAAATGTACCGTGATGCGAAACCAACACAGTCAGTACTAACAATTACTTCTAACGTTGTATACGGCAAGAAAACAGGTACTACACCAGATGGCCGTCGTGCAGGCGCACCATTCGCACCGGGCGCAAACCCAATGCATGGTCGTGATGAAAAAGGCGCTATCGCTGCCCTGACATCAGTAGCAAAACTACCGTTTGAATACGCAAAAGATGGTATCTCTTATACTTTCTCTATCGTACCAAACGCACTAGGTAAAACAGACGATACTCGTCGTACTAACCTAGCTGGTTTAATGGATGGTTACTTCAAGCACAGCAGTGCAATTGAAGGTGGTCAGCACTTAAACGTAAACGTGATGGACCGTTCAATGTTGTTAGACGCTGTTAAGCACCCTGAAAAATACCCACAACTGACCATTCGTGTGTCTGGTTACGCGGTACGTTTCAACTCGCTAACACCTGAACAACAACAAGATGTAATCACTCGTACTTTCCAAGAGTCATTCTAA